The Chanos chanos chromosome 16, fChaCha1.1, whole genome shotgun sequence genome has a window encoding:
- the nup98 gene encoding LOW QUALITY PROTEIN: nuclear pore complex protein Nup98-Nup96 (The sequence of the model RefSeq protein was modified relative to this genomic sequence to represent the inferred CDS: deleted 1 base in 1 codon): MFNKSFGVFGGGTGGFGTSSTFGQQNAGFGAAGGFGSSTFGTANNTGGLFGATQNKPGGLFGSSTFNQPVTSATSSGFGFGGATGTSNSLFGSTNTGGGGLFSQQNNAFGANKPTSFGTFGTSTSSGGLFGTTNTSSNPFGGASGSLFGSSGFGTPQPTGTTIKFNPPSGSDTMVKAGVTTSINTKHQCITAMKEYENKSLEELRLEDYQAGRKGPSNPMAANTGSLFGSAAAATPSTATGLFGSSASNTGFSFGQNKTSFGNTGFGAGTGGLFGQAQPQATSLFKPFGQTTTAQNTGFSFGNTNTMGQANTSSMGLFGSTAASQAGGLFGSTANTSTATGFGTGTGLFGQPNTGFGNVGTPNLFGNKPAGFGTTTTSAPSFGTGTGLFGNKPTLTLGTNTNTSNFGFGANTAGGGLFGNKTTTGGLGTGLGTGFGTAVGTGQTSLFGNNQNKLGSTLGTVGTFGAPGFNTGTSTLGFGAPQQPVALTDPNAAAAQQAALHQQLSALAYSPFGDSPLFRNPLSDPKKKEERLKPTNPAAQKALTTPAHYKLTPRPATRVRPKALTSSSSSKSQLFDGLDDDEPSLTNGAFMPRKSIKKLMLKNLNSSSLYNSPVNRDTDDLASLSEYPQNGLSRNAEEEGGETEERGGAEEDLEVTKFYTNPIAKPVPHNQPSPSLQDTISEFNVRRAGSGRAALELSSEEISLGDESAQEERDEEQEVQKPPHPAGIVLNRVGYYTIPSMEELGKMTSEDGECVVENFTVGRKGYGSVFFPGELNLTNMNLDEIVHFRRKEVIIYPDDKAKPPEGEGLNRRAEVTLDGVWPNDKTTCTQIKSPERLLEMNYEGRLERASRKQGTRFLDYRPETGSWVFEVAHFSKYGLQDSDEEEEVAPAKTDLKKLKTAVAPGLQQPLPPSQQVAPQAQSTAVLELLSRVADMDSDADMTQEVLVESVMGEEEGERAVEEERGPGTQTPTEQPPLSASGHIAASLGINPHTLQIMKASLFAEDDDCDPFQDQVPVRPPQDTASPRVLLPGSQGRLSVGALLQAKFTGGGGLFTHLPDLPFGGVPQKLAKPAVSESPWPSLGPSFLLPSAAPETSLRTVGARRLGGPVPIQSSVTLNKGRLLMDAALFTGRSFRVGWGPNWTLVHCGEQLGGGKKRVKELPGDGMGFGFLPKPTKTKQITESPYKVHVEQVAGLETKASAEKLAVFHGPLEISLKHSTVSTAESCPFLQPQRGVDALHEYAEWITAFSKEGGAGDGVLDHWQQVWTLCEALWGRLGDQEAEPDHQDDYQLQLERRRRFSHWLSESAAVRIQEEVQQSGHLEAIFSYLTGDRIGDACRLAQKSGDHRLSLLLSQATGSHPSRELLGMQLADWNGMMTDSFIQEERLRIITLLAGKPVWQSTDCCINVCSELDWKRCVAVHLWYMLPPTASIADALIKYEAAFQGSGEGQKYACAPLPPYVDDTPLSLEEEMEEAEPNKQLYDICFHLLKLYSDRHYSLQQLLDPSAVTAEVLDYRLSWHLWNVLQALNYDHLSPARQGRLHTSYAAQLESAGLWEMAVFVLLHIPDAAHRERAVREVLNLHCSLEETEESVEKEQFLTEKLHIPMQWIHEAKATRACSTGDKHKEAMHLYRAGHWNHCHRLVIQHLASDCIINERHGYLLEFLEGLADPERCAQVQDWDRAGKLYLDYIHVIQTLQTIQQMEGSEYELEQLQTEVTSLCSRIELLPCFTAKDRLAQSEMAKRVANILRVVLSLQQGAEGTPDPLQIPLCHLAPHIGRLPMPEDYALEELRSLTQSYLRQYITSH, from the exons ATGTTCAACAAATCGTTTGGAGTCTTTGGAGGAGGCACAGGCGGTTTTGGGACCTCCTCTACGTTTGGACAACAGA ATGCAGGCTTTGGAGCAGCAGGTGGCTTTGGTTCTTCAACGTTTGGAACCGCAAACAACACAGGAGGACTCTTTGGGGCCACACAGAATAAACCTG GTGGCTTGTTTGGATCAAGCACCTTCAATCAGCCCGTTACCTCTGCGACCAGTAGCGGTTTTGGGTTTGGTGGTGCCACTGGCACCTCGAACAGTTTGTTTGGAAGTACCAACACCGGAGGGGGAGGTCTCTTCTCGCAGCAGAACAATGCCTTTGGAGCCAATAAACCCACCTCGTTTGGCA CTTTTGGCACCAGCACAAGCAGTGGCGGGCTTTTCGGCACGACCAACACCAGCTCCAACCCGTTCGGAGGCGCTTCAGGCTCTCTGTTCGGGTCATCGGGTTTCGGCACGCCGCAGCCCACCGGCACCACCATTAAATTCAAT CCTCCTTCAGGAAGTGACACCATGGTAAAAGCTGGTGTTACGACCAGTATCAACACCAAACACCAGTGTATTACCGCTATGAAGGAGTACGAGAACAAATCCTTAGAG gaACTGAGGTTGGAGGACTACCAGGCGGGGAGAAAGGGCCCGTCCAACCCCATGGCGGCAAACACCGGGAGTCTGTTTGGGTCGGCGGCTGCGGCCACCCCCAGCACGGCCACGGGCCTCTTCGGGTCCTCCGCCTCCAACACCGGCTTCAGCTTTGGTCAGAACAAGACTTCGTTTGGCAATA CCGGTTTCGGCGCGGGGACCGGCGGCCTGTTCGGTCAGGCGCAGCCGCAGGCCACGAGCCTCTTCAAGCCCTTCGGCCAAACCACCACCGCCCAAAACACCGGCTTCTCCTTCGGCAACACCAACACCATGGGTCAGGCCAACACCAGCAGCATG GGCCTCTTTGGTAGCACGGCGGCGTCCCAGGCGGGGGGGCTCTTTGGGAGCACGGCAAACACCAGCACGGCCACGGGGTTCGGGACCGGCACGGGCCTTTTCGGCCAGCCCAACACCGGCTTCGGCAACGTTGGCACGCCG AATTTGTTTGGGAATAAGCCCGCGGGCTTTGGCACCACCACCACGAGCGCCCCGTCGTTTGGAACGGGCACGGGGCTGTTTGGAAAC AAACCGACGCTCACCCTGGGCACGAACACGAACACCTCCAACTTCG GATTCGGTGCCAACACTGCAGGTGGAGGTCTGTTTGGAAACAAAACCACCACAGGTGGCCTGGGAACAGGTCTGGGAACAGGCTTCGGAACAG CTGTCGGCACAGGTCAGACGTCTCTGTTTGGAAACAACCAGAATAAACTGGGCTCCACCCTGGGCACGGTGGGGACTTTTGGAGCTCCTGGGTTTAACACCGGAACCAGTACCCTGGGCTTTGGAGCACCTCAGCAACCTGTCG cgCTGACAGACCCCAACGCGGCCGCGGCCCAGCAGGCGGCACTGCATCAGCAGCTCAGCGCTCTGGCCTATTCGCCGTTTGGAGACTCTCCACTCTTCAGAAACCCGCTCTCCGACCccaagaagaaggaggag CGACTGAAGCCGACCAATCCTGCCGCCCAGAAGGCTCTCACCACCCCCGCTCATTACAAGCTGACCCCTCGGCCGGCGACGCGCGTGCGCCCCAAAGCCCtcacctcctccagctcctccaagTCACAGCTGTTTGACGGCCTGGACGACGATGAGCCCTCTCTGACCAACGGAGCCTTCATGCCGAG gaAGAGCATAAAGAAGCTGATGCTGAAGAACCTGAACAGCAGTAGTCTGTATAACAGCCctgtaaacagagacacagacgacctggcctctctctcagagtaccCACAGAACGGCCTCAG CCGTAATGCAGAGGAGGAGGGCGGGGAGACCGAGGAGAGAGGAGGCGCGGAGGAGGATCTGGAGGTGACTAAGTTTTACACCAACCCGATCGCCAAACCCGTCCCACACAATCAGCCCAGCCCCTCCCTGCAGGACACCATCTCCGAGTTCAACGTGCGTCGGGCGGGCAGCGGCCGCGCCGCCCTGGAGCTCAGCAGCGAGGAGATATCGCTGGGAGACGAGTCCGCGCAAGAGGAGAGGGACGAGGAGCAGGAGGTGCAGAAACCTCCTCATCCTGCCG GGATTGTGCTCAACCGCGTGGGGTACTACACCATCCCCTCCATGGAGGAACTGGGGAAGATGACGAGTGAGGACGGGGAATGCGTCGTGGAGAACTTCACCGTCGGAAGGAAAG GTTACGGGTCGGTGTTTTTCCCTGGTGAGCTGAACTTGACCAACATGAACTTGGACGAAATCGTGCACTTCAGGAGGAAGGAGGTCATCATCTACCCCGATGACAAGGCCAAGCCTCcagagggggaggggcttaaTAG acGAGCGGAGGTGACCCTGGACGGAGTTTGGCCGAACGACAAAACAACCTGCACGCAGATCAAGAGCCCCGAGCGTCTGCTGGAGATGAACTACGAGGGCCGGCTGGAGCGCGCCTCCCGCAAACAGGGCACCCGCTTCCTCGATTATCGGCCCGAGACAGGATCCTGGGTGTTTGAG gTGGCTCACTTCTCCAAGTACGGGCTTCAGGACTCtgacgaggaggaggaagtcGCCCCAGCCAAGACCGACCTGAAGAAGCTGAAAACAGCCGTCGCCCCAGGCCTCCAGCAGCCCCTGCCTCCCAGCCAGCAGGTGGCGCCACAGGCTCAG agCACAGCGGTCCTGGAGTTGCTGAGTCGTGTAGCGGACATGGACAGCGATGCTGACATGACTCAGGAGGTGCTGGTGGAGAGTGTGAtgggagaagaggaaggagagagggccgtggaggaggagagaggccCTGGAACACAGACGCCCACAGAACAACCACCACTGTCTGCATCCGGTCACATCGCTGCCTCGCTGGGCatcaacccacacacactacag ATCATGAAGGCGTCTCTGTTTGCCGAGGACGACGACTGTGACCCCTTTCAGGACCAAGTCCCAGTGCGGCCCCCTCAGGACACTGCCTCTCCAAGGGTCTTACTGCCTGGGTCTCAGGGCAGGCTGTCTG TCGGAGCGCTGCTCCAGGCCAAGTtcactggaggaggaggactgtTTACTCACCTCCCAGACCTCCCGTTTGGTGGAGTCCCTCAGAAACTCGCCAAGCCCGCGGTGTCGGAGTCTCCCTGGCCGTCGCTCGGCCCCTCCTTCCTCCTGCCGTCCGCTGCTCCCGAGACCTCCCTGCGTACGGTGGGGGCCCGGCGACTAGGAGGCCCGGTTCCAATCCAGAGCTCCGTGACCCTTAACAAGGGTCGTCTGCTCATGGACGCTGCTCTGTTCACGGGCCGCTCGTTCCGCGTGGGCTGGGGGCCCAACTGGACGCTCGTTCACTGTGGGGAGCAGctgggaggggggaaaaagagggTGAAGGAGCTGCCTGGGGATGGCATGGGCTTCGGCTTCCTCCCCAAACCCACCAAAACCAAACA GATCACGGAAAGCCCTTATAAAGTGCACGTGGAGCAGGTGGCGGGGCTGGAAACCAAGGCGAGCGCGGAGAAACTGGCTGTGTTTCACGGCCCTCTGGAGATCAGCCTAAAGCACAGCACCGTCAGCACCGCCGAGTCCTGCCCCTTCCTCCAGCCGCAGCGGGGCGTGGACGCCCTGCACGAGTACGCCGAATGGATCACTGCGTTCAGTAAAGAGGGGGGAGCGGGGGACG GCGTGTTGGATCACTGGCAGCAGGTTTGGACTTTATGTGAAGCTCTCTGGGGTCGTCTCGGCGACCAGGAGGCGGAGCCTGATCACCAGGACGACTACCAGCTGCAGCTTGAGCGGCGACGGCGGTTCTCCCATTGGCTGTCGGAGAGCGCAGCCGTGCGCATTCAGGAGGAAGTGCAGCAATCCGGACACCTGGAGGCCATTTTCAGTTACCTGACGGGAGACCGCATCGGCGACGCCTGCAGACTCGCCCAGAAGAGCG gAGACCACCGTCTGTCCCTGCTCCTGTCTCAGGCGACGGGTTCCCATCCCAGTCGGGAGCTGTTGGGAATGCAGTTGGCAGACTGGAACGGAATGATGACTGACTCCTtcatacaggaggagagactCCGTATCATCACCTTGCTGGCAGGAAAACCG gtgtggcAGTCGACAGACTGCTGTATAAACGTGTGCTCTGAGCTGGACTGGAAGCGCTGTGTGGCTGTGCACCTGTGGTACATGCTCCCACCCACAGCCTCCATCGCAGACGCACTCATCAAATACGAGGCCGCCTTCCAG gGGTCAGGAGAAGGTCAGAAGTATGCCTgcgctcctcttcctccgtaCGTGGACGACACTCCGCTGAGCCTTGaagaagagatggaggaggCGGAGCCTAACAAGCAGCTCTACGACATCTGTTTCCACCTCCTCAAACTCTACAGTGACAG GCACTACAGTCTGCAGCAGCTGCTGGACCCGAGCGCCGTCACGGCCGAGGTCCTGGATTACAGGCTGAGCTGGCACCTCTGGAACGTTCTGCAGGCGCTGAACTACGACCACCTGTCGCCCGCGCGGCAGGGCCGGCTGCACACCAGCTACGCCGCCCAGCTCGAGAGCGCCGGTCTCTGGGAAATGGCCGTCTTCGTGCTCCTGCACATCCCTGACGCCGC GCATCGGGAGCGCGCGGTCAGAGAGGTGCTAAACCTTCACTGCTCCTTGGAGGAGACGGAGGAGTCGGTGGAGAAGGAGCAGTTCCTCACAGAGAAGCTCCACATTCCCATGCAGTGGATCCACGAGGCCAAAGCCACACGAGCCTGCAGTACCGGAGACAAACACAAGGAGGCGATGCACCTCTACAGAGCCGGACATTGGAACCACTGCCACCGCCTGGTCATCCAGCACCTGGCCTCAG ACTGCATCATTAATGAAAGACACGGCTACCTGCTGGAGTTCCTGGAGGGACTGGCCGATCCCGAACGCTGCGCTCAGGTGCAGGACTGGGACAGAGCTGGAAAGCTTTACCTGGACTACATTCACGTCATCCAGACGCTACAGACCATtcaacag aTGGAGGGATCAGAGTACGAGCTGGAGCAATTGCAGACAGAAGTGACGTCACTGTGCAGTAGGATAGAGCTCCTCCCCTGTTTCACAGCCAAGGACCGCCTCGCCCAATCAG AGATGGCCAAGCGTGTGGCAAACATCCTGCGTGTGGTGTTGAGTCTGCAGCAGGGGGCGGAGGGTACCCCAGACCCTCTCCAAATCCCGCTCTGTCACCTGGCCCCCCACATCGGCCGCCTGCCCATGCCGGAGGACTACGCTCTGGAAGAGCTCCGCAGCCTCACCCAGTCTTACCTGCGCCAGTACATCACCAGTCACTGA
- the LOC115829649 gene encoding neuronal acetylcholine receptor subunit alpha-10 — MRLQSCLVTLRFLLGFTLTPVCLGAQGRYAHKLLKDLFVNYSNALRPVDDTDNIINVTLQVTLSQIIDMDERNQILTTYLWIRQVWIDAYLNWSKADYDGLDTIRIPSSYVWRPDIVLYNNADDQFSSSMETNVVIRHDGQITWDQPAIAKSSCKVDVSFFPFDAQECPLTFGSWTHNGNQMDLLNALDSADLADFVENVEWDLLGMPAKKNVILYGCCSDPYPDITYTLKLKRRASFYIFNLLIPCMMISFLAPLSFYLPADSGEKVSLGVTVLLALTVFQLLVAESMPPSENVPLIGKYYIATMTMITASTALTIFIMNIHHCGPEARPVPEWARRLILHYLARICFVYEVGETCITVQSQSPDRPSRRGTRWTVNGQARQDDFKLKVRRASPKEAPDPQRKRGSKEEAEDELSPALSPGSNPNGYQSCWTDGTFVSVDQDEGADGECGGNREAEGAKASERGATGARGSEKKRELAVRSQCLCHQQPLLRNIEYIANCYHEQRATQRRTGEWRKVAKVMDRLFMWIFFIMVFLMSLLIMGKAV; from the exons ATGAGGCTGCAGAGCTGCTTGGTGACGCTGCGGTTTCTCCTGGGTTTCACCTTAACGCCAG TATGCTTGGGTGCGCAGGGAAGGTATGCACACAAGCTGCTGAAGGATTTGTTCGTGAACTACTCCAACGCTCTGAGGCCGGTGGATGACACAGATAACATCATCAACGTCACACTGCAGGTCACACTGTCCCAGATCATTGACATG GATGAGCGTAACCAGATCCTCACCACATACCTGTGGATCCGCCAGGTCTGGATCGATGCCTATCTCAACTGGAGTAAGGCTGACTATGATGGACTCGATACCATTCGTATACCTAGTAGTTATGTGTGGAGACCTGATATTGTCCTATATAACAA TGCCGATGACCAGTTCTCTAGTTCCATGGAGACCAACGTGGTGATACGTCACGATGGCCAGATCACGTGGGACCAGCCGGCCATCGCCAAAAGCTCCTGTAAGGTGGACGTCTCCTTCTTCCCCTTCGACGCACAGGAATGCCCGCTTACTTTCGGCTCTTGGACGCACAACGGCAACCAGATGGACCTTCTGAACGCCCTGGACAGTGCCGACCTGGCCGACTTTGTGGAGAACGTGGAGTGGGATTTGCTGGGGATGCCGGCGAAGAAGAACGTGATCCTCTACGGCTGCTGCTCGGATCCTTACCCGGACATCACCTACACACTGAAACTCAAACGGAGGGCTTCCTTCTACATCTTCAACCTGCTGATCCCCTGCATGATGATCTCATTCCTGGCCCCGTTGAGTTTCTACTTGCCCGCCGACTCCGGGGAGAAAGTCTCGCTCGGAGTCACGGTGCTTCTCGCGCTCACCGTCTTCCAGCTGCTGGTCGCTGAGAGCATGCCACCTTCGGAGAACGTTCCTCTTATTG GGAAGTATTACATCGCCACGATGACCATGATCACTGCCTCCACTGCCCTGACCATCTTCATCATGAACATCCATCACTGTGGTCCCGAAGCCCGGCCCGTTCCGGAGTGGGCGCGGCGACTCATCCTGCACTATCTGGCCCGAATCTGCTTCGTCTACGAGGTGGGCGAGACCTGCATCACCGTCCAGTCCCAGTCGCCAGACCGACCGTCTCGGAGAGGGACCAGATGGACCGTCAACGGCCAGGCCAGACAGGATGACTTTAAGCTGAAGGTCCGGAGAGCCTCTCCCAAGGAGGCTCCAGACCCCCAGAGGAAGAGGGGGTCTAAGGAGGAAGCAGAAGATGAATTAAGCCCGGCGCTATCACCAGGGTCGAACCCTAATGGCTACCAGAGCTGCTGGACAGATGGGACTTTCGTCAGCGTAGATCAAGATGAAGGAGCAGATGGAGAATGTGGAGGGAACCGAGAGGCAGAGGGAGCGAAAGCGTCCGAAAGAGGAGCAACAGGGGCGAGAGGAtcggagaaaaagagagagctggcCGTGAGGAGCCAGTGCCTGTGCCATCAGCAGCCCTTGCTCAGGAATATCGAGTACATTGCCAACTGTTACCACGAGCAGAGAGCGACCCAAAGGCGGACTGGAGAGTGGCGTAAAGTGGCCAAAGTCATGGACCGTCTCTTCATGTGGATCTTCTTTATCATGGTTTTCCTCATGAGTTTGCTGATCATGGGGAAAGCAgtctga
- the LOC115829224 gene encoding olfactory receptor 6N1-like — MNDTGPVTFFIIEGLRDKYMLLFAIFLTVYILVLGGNSMIIYLVWTDSRLNSPMYFFLHNLSFSDMVYTSVTIPNMLSGFLTDVKTISKTGCFVQMYVFLSMAVTGRALLTVMAFDRYVAICNPLRYTTIMTRQVRVLLIFSAWGFGWLITLPALSLAAPLPFCGPNRVSHIFCDHSSVVRLACTDTQRNSVVSLTFALIAIIGTFLLILASYISIGKAIVGMGTAERLKAFATCASHLIVVCISYVSASCVYISYRVATFDPDVRLIVAVLYSVLTPVLNPIIYSLRNKELRDAVKRAFCRCGTGRMRKTIPAVS, encoded by the coding sequence ATGAACGATACTGGCCCGGTGACATTTTTCATCATTGAAGGACTGAGAGACAAGTACATGCTCCTGTTTGCCATTTTCCTGACCGTCTACATACTCGTACTGGGAGGAAACAGTATGATTATTTACCTGGTTTGGACAGACTCCAGACTCAACTCGCCCATGTACTTTTTCCTCCACAACCTGTCTTTCTCAGACATGGTCTACACGTCAGTGACCATCCCCAACATGCTCTCAGGCTTCCTGACTGACGTCAAGACCATCTCTAAAACAGGCTGCTTTGTGCAGATGTACGTTTTCCTTTCTATGGCAGTGACTGGACGTGCTTTGTTAACAGTAATGGCCTTTGACCGTTACGTGGCTATCTGTAACCCCCTGCGTTACACAACCATCATGACTCGGCAAGTTCGTGTTCTTCTTATATTCTCTGCCTGGGGGTTTGGATGGCTGATTACCCTTCCTGCCCTGAGTTTGGCTGCACCCCTGCCCTTCTGTGGGCCTAACCGGGTGAGCCACATCTTCTGTGACCACTCCTCTGTCGTTCGCCTGGCCTGCACTGACACTCAAAGAAACAGCGTAGTGTCCCTGACATTTGCGCTAATCGCTATCATCGGTACGTTCCTCCTCATTCTGGCCTCCTACATCAGCATCGGCAAAGCGATTGTCGGAATGGGTACGGCTGAACGGCTCAAAGCTTTCGCTACGTGCGCGTCTCACCTGATAGTCGTCTGTATCTCATACGTGTCGGCTTCCTGCGTCTACATATCCTATCGCGTGGCCACGTTTGACCCAGACGTGCGTCTCATAGTCGCTGTGCTTTATTCTGTCCTGACCCCTGTGCTGAACCCGATCATTTACAGCCTGAGGAATAAGGAGCTACGAGACGCAGTGAAGAGGGCTTTCTGTCGATGTGGCACTGGACGAATGAGAAAGACCATCCCAGCTGTCTCCTGA